The following DNA comes from Desulforegula conservatrix Mb1Pa.
CAGGATATTTTTTGAGGCTTTAGATTATTATTGGTAGCTTGCGGACTCATAAAATATACATCTCAACAGCTATGAACGTATTGTTCTCAGGCATTCGACATAATAAGTTTTTGCCAAGCTTTTTTCAAAAAGCGACCCATCGGCGTTTTTAAATGCCAAAAGTCTGAAATGCTGAAGGACACATTATGAATTTTGACAAACTGGACAAGCTGAAAGCAAAAATAGGCGCCCTGCGTCCTTTTCCTGAAGCTGCTGTCCGAATTATTCATGAAAAAATTCTTCAGAGCTGGATTTACAACTCTATTTCCATGAATGGGAATACTCTCACGGCCAATGAAATCAAAATGGTTCTCGAAGGGGAAAAACTTCGGGGAAAAAGTTTGCGTGAGCACTTTGAGGTCATCAATCACAGAGATGCAATTATTTATATAGAAATGCTTGCTAAAAAAAATGAGTCTGTTTCTGAGGCCCTTATAAAAAGATCCCATCATATTTTGTCAAAAAACATAGATAATACTAATGCCGGAAAATACAGGAATATAAATATAAATTTTACTGAATCTGATCATGAGCCTCCTCATTTCAATACTATGACTGATGAAATGGCCAGGTTAATTGTCTGCCACAATGAAAACTTGGCAAAGATGCATCCTGTTGAAGTAGCCTCCAGAATCCATGCTGACCTAATAAAAATTCATCCTTTTATTGACGGGAATGGGCGAACTGCAAGACTCTTAATGAATCTTGAACTTATTAAATCTGGTTTCCCGCCCGCTGTTATTCCAGCCACCTTAAAAAAAGAATATTTTGAAACACTTGATAAAGCCCATATGCACAATGACTATGAACCCTTTATCGGGCTTGTTGCAGATGCATTGGAACAGAGTTTTGAGATATTCTTGGATAATCTAAATATGGAGATGATTGAATGAAGATCCGCTTAATAAATATTTTAGTCCTGATTGTGGTTACGCTTGTTCTTGTTTCAATCGTTTCTGTTCATGCAGCTATGCCAGGATTTGACTGTTCCAAGGCCACAACGGAGGTTGAGAAACTGGTTTGCTCTGATGATAGGCTTGCTGATCTGGATAAGCAGATGGCTGATGTATTCAGGGCTCTATTATCTGGTCTGGGAGAAAATGAGAAAAAGGCCGTGAAAAAAGAGCAAAATTTATGGCTAAAGTCTCGCCAAAAAATGCTGGATGCCTCACCAAGCAGAGAAGATAAATTGAAGACGCTTTCAGAGCTATACGAAACAAAGATAGCTGAACTTAATCTGAA
Coding sequences within:
- a CDS encoding Fic family protein, whose protein sequence is MVLEGEKLRGKSLREHFEVINHRDAIIYIEMLAKKNESVSEALIKRSHHILSKNIDNTNAGKYRNININFTESDHEPPHFNTMTDEMARLIVCHNENLAKMHPVEVASRIHADLIKIHPFIDGNGRTARLLMNLELIKSGFPPAVIPATLKKEYFETLDKAHMHNDYEPFIGLVADALEQSFEIFLDNLNMEMIE
- a CDS encoding lysozyme inhibitor LprI family protein, which encodes MKIRLINILVLIVVTLVLVSIVSVHAAMPGFDCSKATTEVEKLVCSDDRLADLDKQMADVFRALLSGLGENEKKAVKKEQNLWLKSRQKMLDASPSREDKLKTLSELYETKIAELNLKAELSVKTAV